The Miscanthus floridulus cultivar M001 chromosome 7, ASM1932011v1, whole genome shotgun sequence genome includes a region encoding these proteins:
- the LOC136462899 gene encoding protein PECTIC ARABINOGALACTAN SYNTHESIS-RELATED-like, which translates to MAELRHSTAARASNSPAKRDSDASAASSPFLASPSTHGSRGGGGVDDDGKDAHRSSPLLSHHHHKRAHLLTSPFRSLLALEDPRSLAVSSSYRILLALLALILAAEIFCAPLLWSRLNTPYLCHKEGITLHCPETKEPPSLWENPRAATTSWKPCAERRSCEPSDM; encoded by the exons atggcggagctgcggcactcgacggcggcgcgcgcgtCCAACTCCCCCGCCAAGCGCGACTCCGACGCCTCCGCCGCGTCGTCCCCCTTCCTCGCCTCACCCTCCACCCACggcagccgcggcggcggcggcgtcgacgacGACGGCAAGGACGCCCACCGCTCGTCCCCTCTCCTCTCGCACCACCACCACAAGCGCGCCCACCTGCTGACGTCCCCGTTCCGCTCCCTCCTCGCACTCGAGGACCCCAGGTCCCTCGCTGTCTCGTCCTCCTACCGGATCCTGCTTGCCCTCCTCGCGCTCATCCTCGCCGCCGAGATCTTCTGCGCGCCCTTGCTCTGGTCCCGCCTC AACACGCCATACTTGTGCCACAAGGAGGGGATCACGCTCCACTGCCCTGAG ACGAAGGAACCCCCATCTCTATGGGAGAATCCACGTGCTGCCACTACATCTTGGAAGCCCTGTGCAGAGCGACGCAGCTGTGAGCCCTCAG ATATGTAA